From Candidatus Dormiibacterota bacterium, a single genomic window includes:
- a CDS encoding LuxR C-terminal-related transcriptional regulator — translation MRHRTEAAAGSAQRSSLAARIAASWDAGRFREAAATYDREAGKRPPPHAALFRARAYLNEDDAPAAIKLLDGIATSDPAIAARRDLFLASAHARVGHYDVADELFGAAYAAARLSSDRELANDVVYYRAQRYLFERRPDAARALLPEARALHTVFAELRTLHLESFILDQEGMHHDQARVLMHVLSRIDPNSLAFVEIRAWATNTLATLARELYLPEALSEIERQLGGTQWPDDFDDRRFQTLKALGWACALRGDYFNAFRFLRLCSRKATSDAWRTVAAAERAELARCNGEPLWSRQELAEAEEYAAAVDWNAVRDEARLVLLLLAELFVPIDAAKASYYQARFNDAGGIEGRNHHLTSDPRLGALAGYSAAIVDLATDHRKIAIDLLKKALATFGSHAYDWRAGRCALRLYEATREIAYLDAARELLRHYAQSWLGDELRKLAERPVALPPMQARVLEQLRKGLSTAEIATALGRSEFTIRNHIKLIFKAFQVNSRAALIAKLSGSR, via the coding sequence ATGAGGCATCGCACGGAGGCTGCGGCCGGGTCGGCACAGCGCTCCTCGCTCGCCGCAAGGATAGCGGCATCCTGGGACGCCGGACGCTTTCGCGAAGCGGCGGCGACGTACGATCGTGAGGCCGGCAAGAGGCCGCCCCCGCACGCTGCGCTCTTTCGCGCACGCGCCTATCTCAACGAAGACGACGCTCCGGCCGCGATCAAGCTGCTGGACGGGATCGCGACGAGCGACCCCGCCATCGCAGCGCGGCGCGACCTGTTCTTGGCATCGGCGCACGCACGCGTCGGCCACTACGACGTCGCGGACGAGCTCTTCGGCGCCGCTTACGCTGCAGCGCGGCTATCCTCCGACCGCGAGCTTGCGAACGACGTCGTCTATTATCGGGCACAACGGTACCTTTTCGAGCGACGGCCCGATGCGGCGCGCGCTCTTCTTCCCGAAGCACGGGCACTCCACACCGTCTTCGCCGAACTGCGCACGCTGCACCTCGAGAGCTTCATTCTCGATCAGGAAGGAATGCATCACGATCAGGCGCGCGTCCTGATGCACGTGCTCTCCCGCATCGATCCTAACAGCCTTGCGTTCGTGGAGATCCGCGCGTGGGCGACGAACACGCTCGCGACGCTCGCCCGAGAACTGTACCTGCCCGAAGCTTTGAGCGAGATCGAACGCCAGCTCGGGGGGACGCAGTGGCCTGACGATTTCGACGATCGCCGCTTCCAAACGCTCAAGGCTCTCGGCTGGGCGTGTGCGTTGCGCGGCGACTATTTCAACGCGTTTCGCTTCTTGCGTCTGTGCTCGCGCAAGGCGACGAGCGATGCCTGGCGGACGGTCGCCGCCGCGGAGCGTGCCGAGCTCGCGCGCTGCAACGGCGAGCCCTTGTGGTCGCGCCAGGAGTTGGCCGAAGCGGAGGAATACGCCGCTGCCGTCGACTGGAACGCGGTACGCGACGAGGCGCGCCTCGTGCTCCTTCTCCTCGCGGAGTTGTTCGTTCCGATCGACGCGGCAAAGGCATCGTACTATCAAGCGCGCTTCAACGACGCCGGCGGAATCGAGGGCCGCAACCATCACCTCACGAGCGATCCGCGCCTGGGTGCGCTCGCCGGATACTCCGCGGCGATCGTCGATCTGGCGACGGATCACCGCAAGATCGCCATCGATCTGTTGAAGAAGGCGCTGGCGACGTTCGGCTCGCACGCCTACGATTGGAGGGCCGGCCGGTGCGCGCTGCGCCTGTACGAGGCAACGCGAGAGATTGCCTACCTCGACGCCGCGCGCGAACTCCTGCGCCATTACGCGCAGAGCTGGCTCGGAGACGAGCTGCGAAAGCTTGCCGAGCGCCCCGTTGCCCTACCGCCGATGCAGGCCCGCGTCTTGGAACAGCTGCGCAAAGGTCTCTCCACGGCCGAGATCGCGACTGCGCTCGGCCGCAGCGAGTTCACCATTCGCAACCACATCAAGCTGATCTTCAAGGCGTTCCAGGTCAATAGCCGCGCCGCTCTGATCGCAAAACTTTCCGGATCCCGATAA
- a CDS encoding NAD(P)/FAD-dependent oxidoreductase, whose product MREFDVLVVGTGSAGSTAAMMTRSQGRSVAIVDDRAYGGTCALRGCDPKKVLVGAASIVDDATRLVPLGAVDRAPVIDWPALARFKRTFTDPVPPEREREYGAAGIVTLHGRARFDDPQTVRVGDERVRAGHVVIAAGARPRHVADGDDALLTSEQFLDLQALPGSLIFVGGGYIALEFAHVAARAGAKVTIVHAHDRVLSGFDPDVVERLVATTREIGIELVLNAPVRAVAHVDGGIVVRATARGGQRELRAEAGVLAAGRVADIDELALDAGNVARTPRGIAVNAYLQSTSNPNVYAAGDAADGGALPLTPIAGYEGEIVAENILHGNRRTLDTAGLANVVYTIPPLGTTGLTQQQARERGIDVEVHVGDMTSWYSSRRVAARGAYYKVVVETGSRTIAGATIFGPHAEEQINILALAVRAGLNADLVASTLFAYPTGASDLEYMLRS is encoded by the coding sequence ATGCGCGAGTTCGACGTTCTGGTCGTCGGCACGGGAAGCGCGGGCAGCACGGCTGCGATGATGACGCGATCGCAGGGGCGTTCCGTCGCGATCGTCGATGACCGCGCGTACGGTGGGACCTGCGCGTTACGGGGCTGCGATCCGAAGAAGGTGCTCGTCGGCGCCGCAAGCATCGTCGACGACGCGACGCGCCTCGTTCCACTCGGCGCCGTCGACCGTGCACCCGTCATCGATTGGCCGGCGCTCGCGCGCTTCAAGCGCACCTTTACCGATCCCGTCCCGCCAGAGCGCGAGCGCGAGTACGGCGCCGCAGGGATCGTTACGCTGCACGGCCGGGCGCGGTTCGATGATCCGCAAACCGTGCGCGTCGGCGACGAGCGCGTGCGTGCCGGGCACGTCGTCATTGCCGCCGGTGCGCGCCCTCGCCACGTCGCCGACGGCGACGACGCCCTGTTGACCAGCGAGCAGTTTCTGGATCTGCAGGCCCTGCCCGGATCGTTGATCTTCGTCGGCGGCGGATACATCGCACTCGAGTTTGCTCACGTTGCCGCCCGCGCGGGCGCCAAGGTCACAATCGTGCACGCGCACGATCGCGTGCTGAGCGGATTCGATCCCGACGTCGTCGAGAGGCTCGTTGCAACGACCCGCGAGATCGGGATCGAGCTCGTTCTCAACGCGCCGGTACGGGCGGTCGCGCACGTGGACGGCGGCATCGTCGTGCGCGCGACCGCGCGCGGCGGCCAGCGCGAGCTTCGCGCCGAAGCAGGCGTACTCGCTGCCGGGCGCGTCGCCGACATCGACGAGTTGGCGCTCGATGCCGGCAACGTAGCGAGAACGCCGCGCGGCATCGCGGTGAACGCGTACCTGCAAAGCACGAGTAATCCCAACGTGTATGCAGCGGGCGATGCCGCCGACGGCGGCGCGCTCCCGCTGACGCCGATTGCCGGATACGAGGGTGAGATCGTCGCCGAGAACATTCTGCACGGGAACCGGCGCACGCTCGACACCGCGGGGTTGGCAAACGTGGTCTACACAATTCCGCCGCTCGGCACGACCGGCTTGACGCAGCAGCAGGCGCGCGAGCGCGGGATCGACGTCGAGGTGCACGTGGGCGACATGACGTCGTGGTATTCCTCGCGTCGCGTCGCCGCACGCGGTGCGTACTATAAAGTCGTCGTCGAGACGGGTTCGCGCACGATCGCCGGCGCCACGATCTTCGGCCCGCATGCGGAGGAGCAGATCAACATCTTGGCGCTCGCCGTGCGAGCCGGCTTGAACGCCGATCTGGTAGCCTCGACGCTCTTCGCGTACCCGACGGGCGCGTCCGATCTCGAGTACATGCTGCGTTCGTAG